A portion of the Betta splendens chromosome 2, fBetSpl5.4, whole genome shotgun sequence genome contains these proteins:
- the pop7 gene encoding ribonuclease P protein subunit p20, with the protein MTEPRNPGISSLPLTVPVQTDSSSSAVEMDPVEYTLRKRLPRKLPKRRNDVYVNMKTDFRAQLARCQKLLDGGGHREICVHGLGLAINRAINIALQLQASSQGALQLAANTSTVELVDDLEPEDPDEAGEPMTRTRNNSAIHIKVFYPDPQ; encoded by the coding sequence ATGACAGAGCCACGGAATCCCGGGatatcctccctccctctgactGTCCCAGTGCAGACCGACTCCAGCTCCTCAGCTGTAGAGATGGACCCGGTGGAGTACACCCTTAGGAAGCGCCTTCCCCGGAAACTCCCAAAAAGACGCAATGACGTCTATGTCAATATGAAGACGGATTTTCGTGCTCAGTTGGCACGATGTCAGAAGCTTCTAGACGGTGGGGGTCACAGGGAGATATGTGTTCATGGTCTGGGCCTGGCCATCAACAGGGCAATCAACATTGCCCTTCAGCTGCAGGCCAGCAgccagggggcgctgcagcTGGCAGCAAACACCTCCACGGTGGAGCTCGTGGACGACCTGGAGCCTGAAGATCCCGATGAGGCTGGTGAGCCCATGACGCGCACACGCAACAACTCAGCCATTCATATTAAGGTGTTCTACCCTGACCCGCAGTAA
- the epoa gene encoding erythropoietin: MLQKTARGLLVLLFIVLEWTRPGLPSPLRPICDLRVLNHFIKEARDTEVAMNSCREGCSLSESVTVPETKVDFDVWEKKNSLEQVQEVQSGLWLLQQAFGLLQSSVTNSELHSHIENSIRNLLSINVVMRSLNIQEYTPPASAAELEGTWMVSSAAELLQVHVNFLRGKVRLLLLDAQACQQDVS, translated from the exons ATGTTGCAGAAAACGGCTAGAG GGCTGCTTGTCTTGCTGTTCATAGTCTTGGAGTGGACCCGGCCGGGCCTACCATCCCCACTGAGGCCAATCTGTGACCTGAGGGTTTTGAATCACTTCATTAAGGAAGCACGGGACACAGAAGTGGCTATG AACTCGTGTAGAGAAGGATGCAGCCTGTCAGAGTCTGTCACAGTCCCAGAGACCAAGGTTGACTTTGATGTCTGGGAGAAGAAAAAT TCATTGGAGCAAGTCCAGGAAGTCCAGTCTGGCTTATGGCTTCTACAGCAGGCCTTCGGCTTGCTCCAGTCCTCAGTCACAAACTCCGAGCTGCACAGCCACATAGAAAACTCCATCAGAAACCTGCTCAGCATCAACGTTGTGATGCGTAGCCTCAACATACAG GAATATACCCCACCAGCAAGTGCAGCAGAGCTTGAGGGAACGTGGATGGTGTCCTCAGCAGCGGAGCTACTTCAAGTTCATGTTAATTTCCTGCGGGGCAAAGTGCGCCTCCTCCTTTTGGATGCACAAGCCTGTCAGCAAGATGTCAGCtga